Below is a genomic region from Populus trichocarpa isolate Nisqually-1 chromosome 15, P.trichocarpa_v4.1, whole genome shotgun sequence.
caaatttttaacaTTGGTCTTGATTTTCACACATAATAGATAAGAAAAAGGCTATTTACACTTAAATTAAGACAAAGAGAGAGTTAAAAGATTTACCAACAGTTGCAGTGTGAAATGTGTCAACACCTCCACCGCTTCTCTTGTTCCCAGTGATAATGGTTTTTGTCATTCCATCACCAACAAGCATAATATTCTCTAGTTTCTTACCAATTTCAAGATACTCTTTATACACCCCActcttaatatatataacaaacctCCCATTCCCACTACTCTTTTCTGCGGCTTCAAGTGCCGCCTTTATGTTACTGTAATCACCTGATCCATCTTGAGCCACCACAAGATCTGGAGATGGTGAAGGTTCCTGCAAGAGCTTTCTATCAGATGCTTTAACCCAGGTAGGCAAATCATCTTGATAAGTTTGAGGGAAAACTGATGAGGCTTTGTTATGTAGAGCCAAAGAGTTGGTTATTAGCTTCGAAACATTGTTAGACATCATGAGAGGTAACATAGAGTCTGAAACCCCTAGATCATTGATTGTGTCTTTACAACTTTCAAGATAGGTTGACGCAGCGCTAAGCCAAGTTTGAGTGTCAAAATTGGTGGATTTTATGTTAGAGTCAAGGGCGAGGATGAGTTCATCAATGGTCTTGTTGTAGAAGTTTAAGCAATGTTTCCAtgcattcttttctttctcattgcGTAATGTTGGCCATAGCCGCTGGTGGTGATTTTGAGCAGTGAGAGCACTTTTCAAGGCTAATTCGATTGCCACTTTACGAGACTCAAATTCTTGGTTAGGTATAAAGGGGTTTGGGTTTTGCTTCATGGAGTATTTGCATGGTTCAGGGTGTGGGATTTTGTTGCACCATGAATCTATCTCATTAGAGGTGATAGATGACAATGTTGGTGAAAACAATGAGCAAAAGCTTATGAACAAAACAGATAAACCAAACTTTGTAGCCATTTTAGTTAGGCCTAAAAACTCTTGAAAACGTGAATGTAATCTTTTTTGAAAATGGTGAGTCCTCTGCTTGCAGCTTTTGGCTAGTTTGTAGGAAAGGAAACAACCGAAAGCTACACAAGCTAAGAAATAAGAACAAAGATATTAATACTTTGTCCCTTCAAGAGAAGCGACTATATATgttggaaacaaaaacaaatttcaaccaagaactcagtttttttttatcaaattaataagtGCTGTTATAAATCTTTTATTGTAACATATCTTTTGCTATAACCTCCATGCTTAATTTGACATCATACTTCTGCAGTTACTCCTCTTGTACATGTTTAAGAAGAAACAAAACTGTTTTGTTTGATATAATGGACAACAATTACAAGTTTTGAcctagggttttattaatttcacataGCCTCTATACGTCGTCTTCATGTGCTCATATGTTGGGATATGTAGTATTCTTTAAGTTATCTTGAGACTACTTGTCAATAAGGTTCATGTGTATACATTTTACTTGCTAGACTATAATCTCAGTTAATGATGCACTAGTTTAGAGAGTTTCTTGCTTTATAAGTAGTGTAGGGTTGTGAATCTAACGACAAATCAGGTGGTTGAGCTCCACTGCGGAGCCACCTTTCGAGCTACAAGGTCAAGCGAACCTATATATTAGGAAAAACCATTACATATTGcttagataaatataaaatgcaAAGTCGTTTGTGCATTAATGTTTTTAGACTTCGTTGATCCCACTCATGAATAAGTCCATGAAGCACATTCGACTCAAAAAAGTGcattattatatttaagaagaaataaatttatcttgttTAAGGACCATTGATCTTCAACTTAAAAGGTCCATGCAAGCCCTATGTTCCTTATATATttcttgctaaaaaaaaaactagcaccaaaaagaaaatttgcATACTTAAGTTATTTAGTACAAGATCTGATGAAAATGGGATATTTCTGATCTTATGGCATGGATATATAGagctttcaaattattttacacAAAGCATATaccatttataataaataataaatttaatatccaAAGGGGTGAAGGCCCCTACTGGCCCTAAGGTAGCTCTGCCATTGATTCTATCAATTAATGGCATTACAGTGacaacatgtttgtttttacagcCAACTCTCAAGGCTTCTCTTTCTCAAACTACTCTCTTCATTCTCCCAACCTTGATCACGCTAGGAAGATCAAATATGAAGATCCTCCTTCACCTAGAAccatgcataaatatttttttaatatgtatgaAAATGTAACAATTGACAGAAGAGAGAAACATTAGAACAAATGGAACTATTCTTATAGCAGAtgtagtcatttttgcaactgctaaataagaaacaaaaacttgGGTTAGGAAAATGGAGGCATTTTAAGGACatcaaagtagaaaaataaagaaatttacgTATCACATACCTGGTAAGCTGGTTCGATATCTTTCATCCCTGCtacctttaaaaattaatggtaGATGGACATACCTGCCTAAGAAATGATTCAATTATGAGGCTAATATGTACAGCTTTAAAGCTGGGAGGCATTTGGAATTCAGAGTTAAAAAATGAACCAAGAACGCCACCAAGAGCTGGCTGCAGGAAAATATCAGCACATAATTAGTTAAACATTAGATACAAGTcttccaaattaattttgtgtaATTTCTAAAAGCTATTAGAGGGAAGAAATTGatcaatttgaattttctttctgaatttccttttctttttggaaattATATGCGTGAAAATATACATCAACATAACTAACACATCAATATAAGAGAATATTTTGTGTTTGGTCAGTgttccaaaacacaaaaaaatatatatatagaaaagaaaaaaatatatttggataaagagataaaaataaatatataaaataaatatatcttccAGATGCTTGAGCTTAATTTTCTATTAATTCCACCATCAAGATCCCAAGTTAAAAGAGATAAAGAGCCTGAAATATTACATGTAGCCTTTCGAAACCAGAAATAAGGAAAACGAAGAGAAGAAGGAAGTAGCATAAGGAAATTCCAAACTCACCTCCACGCGAAGTAGCAAGTCTACTGTCTAAGAAATCAAGGTATCGCTGTGTCCAATCAGAAAATGCACGAATCGGCTGTAAAGAATGGAGCTGATTCCTCAGCCAATTTATGCTGTTTGTCAGCTCTTCAAAGACAAAAAACTCAGCATTTTCACCTGGAAGATCTTTGTCAGATTCGTCACATAGCTCATACCGGCAAACTGGGCAAGTATTATGCAAGTTCAGCCAACGAACAATGCAATCAGAATGGTACAAATGCTTGCACGGTAGCTCCATCACGTCACCACCAACCTCAAATATCTCCTTACATACAGGACAATGCATGTCGTTCATCAAATGTTGTTCAGTGATTTTCACCACCGGCAACGCTTCAATTGCCGAAACTGGTGCAGGAGGTGGCCCTAGCAGTTCAGTATGTGTCGTATCTTGAAGGAGCAGATCATCTTCATCGTTACCAAAATTGTCAATATGGCTTCTGTTATCACTACTATTACTTGGAGGAACAACAGGCCGTGGTGCCGCGATAGCAGGTCTTTGCAGGCTTGGAGGATCCACAAACTGGAGGGTAATCCAAGGTCCATTGGCACTTCCAGGTACCCATCTGATTCTTCTACCAAAATCAGCATCCTGCCGCCTTGTAGGACGATCGAGCATTTGCGCCAAAGAGTCCAACAACCGTGCACCTGGAGACGGCTCTAAGCCAGATAGATCAGCAATAAGCCTGGGCCTTGATACATCTAGCTCATGATTTATTTCCCTAAAGCAATGCGGACAAAAGATTTCAAGTCGGTTTAAGGAGGTTAACCTTAACGTACGCTGGCAATTTTGACACCAGAAGTAATGAAAAGTTCTCATTCTTCTGATTCCGTTGACTGTAACACGAGGGCGATTGATCAATGACATGTGTTTCAGGGGGGCTGAGCAAGTATCTGCCTTTGTTAGGTCTAATTTGTCGAGGAAGAATGTTTCACAATCTTTTATATGTGAAAATGTCACAGAGAATGGCTTTTGGAGGCACAGGAAGATATTCTTTTTCTCTGCTTGGAGGAGTTACTTAGGCCTAATTGTCACTTTCTTCCATGAACAGTTTCTTCTCACTTCTTGACAAAGCaatggatgattgagaaacgGTGCAAAGCTAATACATAACTTTCGGTTAAACAATGAGCTAACTAGACAGACGACTTATCCATAAAGTTATGTATCTAATTCCCTGAGAGTGAATGAAAAGCTAAAGAAAACACATGTGCACTAGTTTCATATCTTCTGGTTTGCATAGAACCCGGCCA
It encodes:
- the LOC7476742 gene encoding pectinesterase yields the protein MATKFGLSVLFISFCSLFSPTLSSITSNEIDSWCNKIPHPEPCKYSMKQNPNPFIPNQEFESRKVAIELALKSALTAQNHHQRLWPTLRNEKEKNAWKHCLNFYNKTIDELILALDSNIKSTNFDTQTWLSAASTYLESCKDTINDLGVSDSMLPLMMSNNVSKLITNSLALHNKASSVFPQTYQDDLPTWVKASDRKLLQEPSPSPDLVVAQDGSGDYSNIKAALEAAEKSSGNGRFVIYIKSGVYKEYLEIGKKLENIMLVGDGMTKTIITGNKRSGGGVDTFHTATVGVDGHGFIARDITFQNTAGPQNHQAVALRSSSDYSVFYRCGFEGYQDTLYVHSKRQFYRECSIYGTIDFIFGDAAVVLQNCMIYVRRPIGSQNNVITAQGRSCPYTNTGIVIHNSQVFAAEDLGSSKTYLGRPWRKYSRTVFLSTYLDSSVDPAGWLEWNGSFALNTLYYGEYKNTGPGASTSGRVKWPGYKVITSAEEASEFTVANFIGGRSWLPATGVQFAAGL
- the LOC7476743 gene encoding E3 ubiquitin-protein ligase RZF1, giving the protein MSLINRPRVTVNGIRRMRTFHYFWCQNCQRTLRLTSLNRLEIFCPHCFREINHELDVSRPRLIADLSGLEPSPGARLLDSLAQMLDRPTRRQDADFGRRIRWVPGSANGPWITLQFVDPPSLQRPAIAAPRPVVPPSNSSDNRSHIDNFGNDEDDLLLQDTTHTELLGPPPAPVSAIEALPVVKITEQHLMNDMHCPVCKEIFEVGGDVMELPCKHLYHSDCIVRWLNLHNTCPVCRYELCDESDKDLPGENAEFFVFEELTNSINWLRNQLHSLQPIRAFSDWTQRYLDFLDSRLATSRGASSWWRSWFIF